One genomic segment of Pandoraea sputorum includes these proteins:
- a CDS encoding UbiH/UbiF family hydroxylase, giving the protein MSQTHPSGQTHDVVVVGGGLVGKAAALLLSQARLSVALLAQPAAPAPTGGDMWDARIYSLSSSSQALFERMRVWQAVDPARVNPVYDMEVFGDERGSLHFSAYQAAVPQLAWIAESSNLERALDAALRFSPQVQWLDARAEALEVDAAAASVRLSDGKTLRASLVVGADGAHSWVRSTAGLDGTVRPYKQLGIVCNFRAERPHRDTAFQWFRDGEIVALLPLPDQHVSLVWSAAEDHAKHLLALDPKELAQRVGTFSNSELGQLTPVSARAQGFPLVLAQAKRLIAQRVALIGDAAHVVHPLAGQGMNLGLRDVASLGDALAGRESFRDCGDDAVLRRYERARKEDIGSMAFTTDGLHKLFSTSSPLAKFARNAGLDGVNMLPFVKKFLIGRALG; this is encoded by the coding sequence ATGTCTCAAACGCATCCCTCCGGCCAGACGCACGATGTCGTCGTCGTCGGTGGCGGTCTGGTCGGAAAGGCCGCCGCCTTGCTCCTTTCTCAGGCGCGCCTGTCCGTCGCGCTGCTCGCGCAACCCGCAGCCCCCGCGCCGACGGGCGGCGACATGTGGGACGCCCGCATCTACTCCCTGTCGTCCAGTTCGCAAGCGCTCTTCGAGCGCATGCGCGTGTGGCAGGCCGTCGATCCGGCACGTGTCAATCCCGTCTATGACATGGAAGTGTTCGGCGACGAGCGCGGCAGTCTGCATTTCTCCGCCTATCAGGCCGCCGTGCCGCAACTCGCCTGGATCGCCGAGTCGTCGAATCTGGAACGCGCGCTGGACGCCGCGCTGCGTTTCTCCCCGCAAGTGCAATGGCTCGACGCCCGCGCCGAAGCGCTCGAAGTCGACGCCGCTGCTGCGTCGGTGCGCCTGTCGGACGGCAAGACGCTGCGGGCCTCGCTTGTCGTCGGTGCCGACGGCGCGCACTCATGGGTGCGCAGCACAGCAGGCCTCGACGGCACGGTGCGTCCCTACAAGCAACTGGGCATCGTATGTAACTTTCGCGCGGAACGTCCGCACCGCGATACCGCCTTCCAGTGGTTCCGTGACGGCGAGATCGTCGCGTTGCTGCCGCTGCCCGATCAGCACGTCTCGCTGGTCTGGTCCGCTGCCGAAGATCACGCGAAGCATCTGCTTGCGCTTGATCCCAAAGAACTCGCGCAGCGCGTCGGAACGTTCTCGAACAGTGAACTTGGTCAACTGACACCTGTCTCAGCGCGCGCTCAGGGTTTCCCGCTCGTACTGGCGCAAGCCAAGCGTTTGATCGCGCAGCGCGTGGCTCTGATCGGCGACGCGGCGCACGTGGTGCATCCGCTCGCAGGACAGGGCATGAACCTTGGTTTGCGCGACGTGGCGTCGCTCGGCGATGCACTCGCCGGGCGCGAATCGTTCCGCGACTGTGGCGACGATGCGGTGCTACGTCGTTACGAGCGCGCTCGCAAGGAAGACATCGGCAGCATGGCGTTCACGACGGATGGCTTGCATAAGCTGTTCTCGACGAGCAGCCCGCTCGCGAAGTTCGCTCGCAACGCAGGCCTCGACGGCGTGAACATGCTGCCTTTCGTCAAGAAATTCCTGATCGGCCGCGCCCTGGGCTGA
- a CDS encoding GNAT family N-acetyltransferase has translation MTVRQIVVAPATAVDLPTLARIYYDVRLATMTWVDPSLYRADDFASHAAGEDVLTAKSPDSKILGFISVWPADDFIHMLYVEPSSQGHGVGTRLLQALPGWPTRRYRLKCLIRNTRAKTFYERHGFHVIGKGVSEEGAFEEMSNAV, from the coding sequence ATGACGGTTCGCCAGATCGTCGTTGCGCCCGCAACGGCGGTCGATTTGCCGACGCTTGCCCGCATTTACTACGACGTCCGGCTCGCAACGATGACGTGGGTCGACCCATCGCTCTATCGTGCGGACGATTTCGCATCGCACGCCGCTGGCGAAGACGTTCTGACGGCGAAGTCGCCCGACAGCAAAATCCTCGGCTTCATATCCGTCTGGCCTGCCGACGACTTCATCCACATGCTCTACGTCGAACCATCGTCGCAAGGTCACGGCGTGGGCACGCGCCTGCTGCAAGCGCTCCCCGGTTGGCCCACCCGTCGCTACCGCCTGAAATGTCTGATTCGCAACACGAGAGCGAAAACGTTCTACGAACGCCACGGCTTTCACGTGATCGGCAAGGGGGTGTCTGAGGAGGGGGCGTTTGAGGAGATGAGCAACGCGGTTTGA
- the ychF gene encoding redox-regulated ATPase YchF: MSLKCGIVGLPNVGKSTLFNALTKAGIAAENYPFCTIEPNVGVVEVPDPRLGKLAEIVKPERIMPATVEFVDIAGLVAGASKGEGLGNQFLANIRETDAITHVVRCFEDENVIHVAGKVNPISDIEVINTELALADLGTVEKALQRYTKAAKSGNDKEAAKLVAVLEKVVPVLNEARPVRSLKLSDDELALIKPFCLITAKPTMYVANVKDDGFENNPHLEAVRKYAEAENAPVVAVCAAIEAEIADMDDADKAEFLADMGMDEPGLDRVIRAGFKLLGLQTYFTAGVKEVRAWTIHVGDTAPQAAGVIHTDFERGFIRAQTIAFDDYIQYKGEQGAKEAGKMRAEGKEYVVHDGDVMNFLFNV; the protein is encoded by the coding sequence ATGAGCCTCAAATGCGGCATCGTCGGTTTGCCCAACGTCGGCAAGTCGACCCTTTTCAACGCGCTGACCAAAGCGGGCATTGCGGCCGAAAACTACCCGTTCTGCACCATCGAGCCGAACGTCGGCGTGGTGGAAGTGCCGGACCCGCGTCTGGGCAAGCTCGCCGAGATCGTGAAGCCCGAGCGCATCATGCCGGCGACGGTCGAATTCGTGGACATCGCCGGTCTGGTGGCCGGTGCCTCGAAGGGTGAAGGTCTGGGCAACCAGTTCCTCGCCAACATCCGCGAAACGGACGCCATCACGCACGTCGTGCGCTGCTTCGAAGACGAAAACGTCATCCACGTTGCAGGCAAGGTGAATCCGATTTCGGACATCGAAGTCATCAACACCGAATTGGCGCTGGCCGACCTGGGCACCGTCGAGAAGGCGCTGCAACGCTACACGAAGGCGGCCAAGTCGGGCAACGACAAGGAAGCGGCGAAGCTGGTGGCGGTGCTGGAGAAAGTGGTGCCGGTGCTGAACGAAGCACGTCCGGTGCGCTCGCTCAAGCTCTCCGACGACGAACTGGCGCTCATCAAGCCGTTCTGCCTGATCACGGCCAAGCCGACGATGTATGTCGCCAACGTGAAGGACGACGGTTTCGAGAACAACCCGCATCTGGAAGCCGTGCGCAAGTACGCTGAGGCCGAGAACGCGCCGGTCGTGGCAGTCTGCGCCGCCATCGAAGCGGAAATCGCCGACATGGACGATGCCGACAAGGCCGAGTTCCTGGCCGACATGGGCATGGACGAGCCGGGCCTTGACCGTGTGATCCGCGCGGGCTTCAAGCTGCTTGGCTTGCAAACGTACTTCACGGCGGGTGTGAAGGAAGTGCGCGCCTGGACGATCCACGTGGGCGACACCGCCCCGCAAGCAGCGGGCGTGATCCACACCGACTTCGAGCGCGGCTTCATCCGCGCACAGACCATCGCCTTCGACGACTACATCCAGTACAAGGGCGAACAAGGCGCGAAGGAAGCAGGCAAGATGCGCGCCGAAGGCAAGGAATACGTCGTGCACGACGGCGACGTGATGAACTTCCTGTTCAACGTCTGA
- a CDS encoding DsbC family protein, translating into MLQRYRAAASAGLILAAVCAATFTTSAVAQNKPDATLDRVKAAVQKTLGADAPVKTVARTPIPGLFEVSVGGEILYADEKAQYVILGGNLVDTKTRQNLTEARQSELNKVDFAKLPFDRAFKYVKGNGSRKIAVFSDPNCPYCKRFEETLKGSKIDNVTVYTFLYPVLGPDSDAKSKAIWCAPDQLKAWHDWMLDKKAPPTPTAKCDDKPVKDNFALGHQLNITGTPTIILSDGRRLPGAVPAEELEKALATVK; encoded by the coding sequence ATGTTGCAACGTTACCGCGCCGCGGCGTCCGCCGGATTGATTCTTGCCGCCGTCTGCGCAGCCACCTTCACGACGTCTGCCGTCGCGCAAAACAAGCCCGACGCAACCCTCGATCGTGTGAAGGCTGCGGTGCAGAAGACGCTCGGTGCCGATGCGCCGGTCAAAACGGTGGCGCGCACGCCGATTCCTGGCCTCTTCGAAGTATCGGTCGGCGGCGAGATCCTTTATGCGGACGAGAAGGCACAGTACGTGATTCTCGGCGGCAATCTGGTCGACACGAAAACGCGTCAGAACCTGACCGAAGCCCGTCAGTCGGAACTCAACAAGGTCGACTTCGCCAAGCTGCCGTTCGATCGCGCGTTCAAGTACGTGAAGGGCAACGGTAGCCGTAAGATCGCCGTCTTCTCCGATCCGAACTGCCCGTACTGCAAGCGCTTCGAAGAAACGCTCAAGGGCTCGAAGATCGACAACGTCACCGTCTACACCTTCCTGTACCCGGTGCTCGGCCCGGATTCGGATGCCAAGTCGAAGGCCATCTGGTGCGCGCCCGATCAGCTCAAGGCGTGGCATGACTGGATGCTCGACAAGAAGGCCCCTCCGACCCCGACGGCCAAGTGCGACGACAAACCCGTCAAGGACAACTTCGCGCTGGGTCATCAGCTCAACATCACCGGCACGCCGACCATCATCCTGTCCGACGGCCGCCGTCTGCCGGGTGCCGTGCCTGCCGAAGAACTTGAAAAGGCGCTGGCCACGGTCAAGTAA
- the ypfJ gene encoding KPN_02809 family neutral zinc metallopeptidase, with product MRLDNEQESQNVEDRRGGGFGGRTTIGIGTIVVALAASYFFGIDPRVIIQGSQMIQGQTQSQPQSAPSQAQINDPKAVFTRKVLGNIERTWTAVFPQQINRQYVPPKLVLFSGATPTACGTGQTAMGPFYCPGDSKVYIDLQFYDELRQRFGAGGDFAQAYVIAHEVGHHIQNLLGISEKFDETRRRVSEAQANALSVRLELQADCFAGVWAANAAKANDQLLEPGDVEQGLKAAAAIGDDRLQQQSQGRVVPESFTHGTSAQRVYWLRQGLQTGDMRKCDTFSAKQLS from the coding sequence ATGCGCCTCGACAACGAACAAGAAAGCCAGAACGTCGAAGACCGCCGAGGTGGCGGATTCGGCGGACGTACCACCATCGGCATCGGCACGATCGTTGTCGCGCTCGCCGCCTCCTACTTCTTCGGGATCGACCCGCGCGTCATCATTCAGGGCTCGCAGATGATTCAGGGGCAGACCCAATCTCAGCCCCAGTCCGCGCCCTCGCAGGCGCAGATCAACGACCCGAAAGCCGTCTTTACCCGCAAGGTGCTCGGCAACATCGAACGCACCTGGACGGCGGTCTTCCCGCAGCAGATCAACCGCCAGTACGTGCCGCCGAAGCTGGTGCTTTTCTCGGGGGCGACGCCTACGGCGTGCGGCACCGGCCAGACCGCGATGGGCCCGTTCTACTGCCCGGGCGACAGCAAGGTGTACATCGACTTGCAGTTCTACGACGAGCTGCGGCAGCGTTTCGGCGCTGGCGGCGATTTCGCGCAGGCGTACGTCATTGCGCACGAAGTCGGCCACCACATCCAGAATCTGCTCGGCATCTCCGAGAAGTTCGACGAGACGCGCCGCCGTGTCAGCGAGGCGCAGGCGAATGCGCTGTCGGTGCGACTGGAGTTGCAGGCGGACTGTTTCGCGGGCGTCTGGGCGGCCAATGCGGCCAAGGCGAACGACCAGTTGCTTGAGCCGGGCGACGTCGAGCAAGGCCTGAAAGCGGCGGCCGCCATTGGCGACGACCGTCTGCAACAACAGTCGCAGGGACGCGTGGTGCCGGAGTCGTTCACCCACGGCACGAGTGCTCAGCGGGTGTACTGGCTGCGACAGGGACTGCAAACGGGCGACATGCGTAAGTGCGACACGTTTTCGGCCAAGCAACTGAGCTGA
- a CDS encoding GntR family transcriptional regulator: MRQEAGTGTAVERTYEALREQIGRGELKPGEALRQDHLAAALGVSHVPVREALTMLASDGLATSRTNRGTVVTALTEDDALELADFRALLEGRLMALAMPNLSRADLARARAALEALEAATELTDIVTRNAAFHGMLYAKAERPYFQRAVATARLNLGRYLFLTWQKQDNATRSHNEHRELLRLCEAGDDAGAVALVQAHNRATGEQIARIIREGWKG; this comes from the coding sequence ATGCGCCAGGAAGCGGGCACGGGAACGGCTGTCGAGCGAACATACGAGGCCTTGCGGGAGCAGATCGGACGCGGCGAGTTGAAGCCGGGCGAGGCGTTGCGTCAGGACCATCTCGCGGCGGCGCTCGGGGTGAGTCACGTGCCGGTGCGCGAGGCACTGACAATGCTCGCGTCTGACGGGCTGGCGACGAGCCGGACGAATCGCGGCACGGTCGTGACGGCGCTTACGGAAGACGACGCGCTTGAACTGGCCGACTTTCGTGCGTTGCTGGAGGGGCGTCTGATGGCGCTGGCGATGCCGAATCTGTCGCGCGCGGATCTTGCGCGGGCACGGGCGGCGCTGGAAGCGCTGGAGGCGGCCACCGAACTGACGGATATCGTCACGCGAAACGCGGCTTTCCACGGCATGCTGTACGCGAAAGCGGAGCGTCCGTACTTCCAGCGGGCGGTGGCGACGGCGCGACTCAATCTCGGCCGCTATCTGTTCCTGACATGGCAGAAGCAGGACAACGCGACGCGCTCGCACAACGAACACCGCGAGTTGCTGCGTCTGTGCGAGGCTGGTGACGACGCCGGTGCCGTCGCGCTGGTGCAGGCGCACAACCGCGCGACGGGTGAACAGATCGCGCGCATCATCCGCGAAGGGTGGAAGGGATGA